The following proteins are co-located in the Primulina tabacum isolate GXHZ01 chromosome 11, ASM2559414v2, whole genome shotgun sequence genome:
- the LOC142518595 gene encoding putative aspartic proteinase GIP2 — MASFFKFLLIFPLISHIHGAISQKYPTLPKAAVLPLTKDLSTLQYVTELLIGENLAPVKLVVDLGGPFLWIDYQFTSQFSSPGSVKSCSLQCSMVEIRGCSRSGGLRYDASKTCTLPVENSVSKVSTSGEMKEGRVGVKFLDAMEPGSFAYIRRFLFSCAPNLLLEGLASGAKGMLGLGNSRISLPSQFSTTFGFFHRKFSICLSPSNGAIFLGGSPSEIENESTISMMYTPLISKNSNIQDGYYINVSSIKISGEKLSLNPIGYVGRTKISTTTPYTTMESKIYSTFIAAYIKAATSMNLSLVAPVPPFEICFSPNEVGSKTILPNFPAVDLVLQSELVKWRILGRNSMVRVSDEVMCLGFLNGGLNTMDPIVMGGYQLEDYTLEFNLANSMLGFSPPLGMGKKKCSDFDASSMYPMVS; from the coding sequence ATGGctagtttttttaaatttctactAATTTTTCCACTGATTTCTCACATACATGGCGcaatttctcaaaaatatcCCACTTTGCCAAAAGCTGCGGTTCTCCCACTTACCAAAGATCTCTCTACTCTTCAATACGTTACAGAACTCTTGATAGGTGAGAATCTAGCCCCTGTCAAGCTTGTGGTGGATCTTGGAGGACCATTTCTTTGGATTGATTATCAGTTTACCTCTCAATTTTCTTCTCCCGGGTCTGTTAAAAGTTGTTCTCTGCAGTGTTCGATGGTTGAAATTAGGGGTTGTTCTAGGAGTGGTGGGCTGCGGTACGATGCCtccaagacttgtactttaccgGTAGAAAACTCTGTGTCAAAAGTTTCAACATCTGGGGAGATGAAAGAGGGAAGAGTTGGTGTGAAATTCCTGGATGCGATGGAACCAGGTTCATTTGCGTATATTCGACGcttcttgttttcatgtgctccAAACTTGTTGCTtgaaggcttagctagtggtgCCAAAGGTATGCTAGGGCTTGGAAATTCAAGAATTTCTCTCCCGTCACAGTTTTCTACTACTTTCGGCTTCTTTCACAGGAAATTTTCCATCTGTTTGTCCCCATCAAATGGTGCAATTTTCTTGGGTGGGAGTCCGTCTGAAATTGAAAACGAGTCCACGATTTCAATGATGTACACTCCCCTAATTTCCAAGAACAGCAACATACAAGATGGGTACTACATAAATGTGAGCTCCATCAAGATATCTGGCGAGAAATTGTCTCTAAATCCAATAGGGTATGTTGGAAGGACAAAAATAAGCACAACCACTCCTTACACCACGATGGAAAGCAAGATCTACAGCACATTTATTGCTGCTTACATCAAGGCTGCTACTTCCATGAACTTGAGTTTGGTTGCACCTGTGCCACCATTTGAAATTTGCTTTAGTCCAAATGAAGTGGGAAGCAAAACGATTTTGCCAAATTTTCCAGCAGTTGATCTTGTTTTGCAGAGTGAGCTGGTGAAGTGGAGGATTCTTGGGAGGAATTCAATGGTGAGAGTTAGCGACGAGGTAATGTGTTTGGGATTCTTGAATGGAGGACTGAATACAATGGATCCGATTGTCATGGGGGGTTATCAGTTGGAAGATTACACGCTTGAGTTTAATTTGGCGAATTCTATGCTTGGATTTTCTCCACCGTTGGGGATGGGGAAGAAGAAATGCTCCGATTTTGATGCATCTTCCATGTATCCGATGGTTTCTTGA
- the LOC142517973 gene encoding putative GPI-anchored protein At5g19250, protein MAFLQWWLLLSLFLHSILLARCDDEDDNLLQAINQYRTSLNLTTLTKNDRAECLSSKVAHQFKDQPCTNTTGSNTIPGTEPQYTDFPNLLIKCQLNSTITRDGQIMPACVPNLDPSLVASNFTKSQYTRYLNDSAFTGVGIGSEGNWIVVILTTSTSDGSYSVGTNLNNDSGASSLASVGHLVVLFAAFFVLH, encoded by the exons ATGGCGTTTCTCCAATGGTGGCTCCTCCTTTCTCTGTTCCTACACTCCATTCTTCTCGCAAGATGCGATG atgaGGACGACAATCTTCTTCAAGCGATTAACCAGTACAGAACATCCTTAAACTTGACAACATTAACCAAGAATGACCGAGCAGAATGTCTCAGCAGTAAAGTTGCACATCAATTCAAGGACCAACCTTGCACCAACACCACAGGTTCGAACACCATACCAGGCACCGAACCTCAGTACACAGACTTTCCAAACCTTCTTATAAAATGCCAGTTAAATTCCACCATTACAAGAGATGGACAAATCATGCCTGCTTGTGTTCCCAACCTCGATCCAAGTCTTGTCGCATCGAATTTCACAAAATCGCAATACACGCGCTATTTAAACGATTCCGCGTTCACTGGCGTTGGTATTGGTTCAGAAGGTAACTGGATAGTTGTCATTTTGACTACAAGCACATCTGATGGGAGTTACTCAGTGGGAACTAATTTGAACAATGACAGTGGAGCGTCCAGCCTTGCTTCTGTCGGCCATTTGGTGGTTTTATTTGCAGCATTTTTTGTATTACACTGA
- the LOC142517971 gene encoding peroxisomal adenine nucleotide carrier 1-like: MDLDLESLVEATSGAVGALVSTTILYPLDTCKTKYQAENRAHHYQKYRNISDVFWEAVSRHQVLSLYQGLGTKNLQALISQFVYFYGYSFFKRLYLRESGSKSIGTAANLVIAAAAGTCTAIVTQPLDTVSSRMQTSDFGKSKGLWKSLSEGTWSEAFDGLGISLLLTTNPSIQYTVFDQLKQRLLKNRTSEQRDGISSPEALSAFSAFVVGAVSKCIATCMTYPAIRCKVMIQSAKSDESDEGSAQLKSRKTLSGTFYSIWEKEGLLGFFKGLQAQMLKTVLSSALLLMIKEKVTKTTWVLMIALRRFLLITRPTRPKLKSS; encoded by the exons ATGGATTTGGATCTGGAGTCTCTAGTGGAGGCGACGTCGGGTGCGGTGGGTGCTCTGGTCAGCACCACCATTTTGTATCCTCTCGACACTTGCAAGACGAAGTATCAAGCTGAAAATCGAGCTCACCATTACCAAAAATACAG GAATATTTCGGATGTGTTCTGGGAAGCAGTTTCCAGGCATCAAGTACTTTCCTTGTATCAAGGCCTGGGAACTAAGAACCTGCAGGCTCTCATTTCACAGTTTGTCTATTTCTATGGATATAGTTTCTTTAAGAGATTGTATTTAAGAGAAAGCGGATCCAAATCTATAGGAACTGCAGCTAATCTGGTcattgctgctgctgctggcacATGCACGGCCATCGTAACGCAG CCTCTTGATACAGTATCATCAAGAATGCAAACTAGTGATTTTGGGAAATCCAAAGGCCTTTGGAAGTCCCTCTCTGAGGGAACTTGGAGTGAGGCATTTGATGGTCTAGGAATCTCTCTTCTTCTTACAACAAATCCGTCCATACAG TATACCGTGTTTGATCAGTTGAAGCAGAGACTGTTAAAGAACAGAACGAGCGAACAGAGAGATGGTATATCATCTCCAGAAGCACTTTCTGCATTTTCTGCCTTTGTGGTGGGTGCAGTCTCGAAATGCATTGCTACCTGTATGACCTACCCAGCTATAAG ATGTAAGGTGATGATTCAGTCGGCCAAGTCAGATGAAAGTGACGAGGGTAGCGCTCAACTTAAATCCCGTAAGACACTGTCTGGAACTTTTTACTCCATTTGGGAAAAAGAAGGGTTACTCGGTTTCTTCAAAGGGCTACAGGCTCAAATGCTGAAGACTGTCTTAAGCTCAGCTCTGCTTTTGATGATAAAGGAGAAGGTCACAAAGACAACATGGGTCCTAATGATCGCACTAAGGAGGTTCTTGTTGATAACAAGACCAACAAGACCGAAGTTAAAAAGCTCTTAA
- the LOC142519030 gene encoding transcription factor MUTE-like — protein sequence MAHISVERNRRRQMNEHLKVLRSLTPCFYIKRGDQASIIGGVIEFIKELHQVKQSLEAQKKRKRLSPSPGFSPKPLELSPREVPDGDTNFKEFGASCNSPIVDVDAKISGSNVLLRTISRRIPGQVVRIIHVLEYLSFEILQLNISSMEDTVLYSFVIKIGLECQVSVEELTLEVQKSFCPEAAAN from the exons ATGGCTCACATTTCTGTGGAGAGAAATAGAAGGAGACAAATGAATGAACATCTCAAGGTTTTACGTTCCCTGACTCCCTGTTTCTACATCAAAAGG GGTGATCAAGCATCAATTATAGGTGGAGTGATAGAATTTATCAAAGAATTGCACCAAGTTAAACAATCCTTGGAAGctcaaaagaaaagaaaaaggctAAGCCCTAGTCCTGGATTTAGTCCAAAACCTTTGGAGTTGAGTCCTCGTGAAGTACCAGATGGTGACACTAATTTTAAAGAATTCGGGGCTTCTTGCAACTCTCCCATCGTAGATGTTGACGCCAAGATTTCCGGGTCGAACGTGCTCCTTCGGACCATATCCAGGCGGATCCCTGGTCAAGTTGTGAGGATAATCCATGTCTTGGAGTATCTCTCTTTCGAGATCCTTCAATTGAACATCAGTAGCATGGAAGATACTGTCCTATACTCATTTGTCATCAAG ATTGGATTGGAATGCCAAGTGAGTGTAGAGGAACTAACCCTCGAAGTTCAGAAAAGTTTTTGCCCAGAAGCTGCGGCTAATTGA
- the LOC142518128 gene encoding uncharacterized protein LOC142518128, translating into MPEKAANFSLVLRQSPIIHWWLKILTVGVFLGISIVWGIDGLNMSSSLQKDLLVLTVNDSENLSQSHEDFSSKNLYQIDLNITHQSSAQEQKHLEPDISSESLILSRNQPNFSSYTPQTSANLSNSMEDKIVSTPLSPRIIPWVSAELEANYSSNLLAKWLAPGGEPCKDSRAVDIKIFNLDGFESFELSTGDIHEFVFQSIDDSGKPLCSGGDYFEIDLSGETWKARPPVKDNGNGTYTFSLQVHRDFSGDYNLTIILLFRHYEGLKSSPPRFVFDKVLRAVPIRFLRSTSQLPEISQCQKKDYMTDVWSGRWTRHARNVSCPISRDGRYRCQEPSFPCQHPWCDGPLGALESNGWIYSSHCSFKLFMSDEAWTCLNQRWIFWWGDSNHCDTIRNILHFILDVQDIPIVPRLFDMNISNPRNPSQMVRFTSIFNGHHNHTGNYQGLNSLINEEYREKLKGYFSEDVVPDTMIMNSGLHDGVYWSNLRNFIKGADYAAAFWAEVMEGVRKRGLVPPEIIYRTTVTTGGYARSMAFNPSKMEAYNGVVLDKLRKYKILDRVIDHFDMTYPWHYDNRCNDGVHYGRAPLKAKWRDGQIGHQYFVDLMLSHVLINALCVA; encoded by the coding sequence ATGCCGGAGAAAGCAGCAAACTTTTCATTAGTTTTGAGGCAAAGCCCCATTATTCATTGGTGGTTAAAGATTTTGACGGTCGGAGTGTTTCTTGGTATCTCGATAGTTTGGGGGATTGATGGCTTGAATATGAGTAGCTCTTTGCAGAAGGATCTTCTTGTGTTGACAGTTAACGACTCTGAAAACTTGTCTCAGTCCCATGAAGATTTTAGCTCGAAAAATCTTTATCAGATTGATTTGAACATCACCCACCAAAGTTCAGCACAAGAACAGAAACATCTTGAACCTGATATTTCTTCGGAGTCACTTATTTTGTCAAGAAACCAACCAAATTTCTCTAGTTATACCCCACAAACTTCAGCAAATTTGTCCAATTCCATGGAGGACAAAATTGTGAGTACCCCCTTATCTCCTAGGATTATACCTTGGGTTTCCGCTGAATTGGAAGCAAATTATTCATCCAATCTTCTTGCTAAGTGGTTGGCTCCAGGGGGTGAGCCATGCAAGGACTCAAGAGCAGTggatattaagatttttaatttGGACGGTTTTGAAAGTTTTGAGTTATCAACTGGAGATATACATGAGTTCGTTTTCCAGTCAATAGATGATTCAGGGAAGCCACTTTGTTCCGGTGGTGATTATTTTGAAATTGACCTCTCTGGTGAAACATGGAAGGCTAGGCCTCCGGTGAAGGATAATGGAAATGGAACATATACATTTTCCCTTCAAGTCCATCGTGATTTTTCAGGGGATTACAATCTAACTATTATCCTATTGTTCAGGCATTATGAAGGATTGAAGTCTTCACCTCCAAGATTTGTATTTGATAAGGTTCTTCGTGCAGTTCCGATCAGATTCCTTAGATCCACGTCCCAGCTGCCAGAAATAAGCCAATGCCAGAAGAAAGATTACATGACGGATGTTTGGTCTGGTCGATGGACTCGACATGCCAGGAACGTTAGCTGCCCAATTAGCAGGGATGGCCGGTATAGATGCCAGGAACCAAGTTTTCCATGCCAGCATCCTTGGTGTGATGGTCCATTGGGAGCATTGGAGAGTAATGGTTGGATATATTCGTCACATTGTTCGTTCAAGTTGTTTATGAGCGATGAAGCATGGACTTGTCTGAACCAACGCTGGATTTTCTGGTGGGGTGACTCGAATCACTGTGACACGATACGTAATATCCTTCACTTCATTTTAGATGTGCAAGATATCCCTATCGTTCCAAGATTATTTGATATGAATATTTCCAATCCAAGAAATCCATCCCAAATGGTCCGATTCACCAGTATTTTCAACGGTCATCATAACCATACCGGTAACTATCAAGGCTTAAATTCCTTAATCAACGAGGAGTACCGAGAAAAACTGAAGGGGTACTTTTCTGAAGATGTAGTTCCGGACACCATGATCATGAATTCAGGTTTACATGACGGTGTGTATTGGTCTAATCTTAGGAATTTCATCAAGGGGGCCGATTATGCGGCTGCATTTTGGGCCGAGGTAATGGAGGGAGTGCGGAAACGAGGGCTGGTGCCGCCTGAAATTATATACAGGACAACGGTGACAACTGGTGGATATGCTAGAAGCATGGCATTTAATCCTAGTAAAATGGAGGCTTACAATGGGGTGGTATTGGATAAGTTAAGGaaatataaaattcttgatCGAGTAATCGACCATTTTGACATGACGTACCCGTGGCACTACGACAACCGGTGCAATGATGGGGTGCACTACGGGCGTGCCCCATTGAAAGCGAAGTGGAGGGATGGCCAGATTGGCCACCAATACTTTGTCGACCTCATGCTCAGTCATGTGCTGATCAACGCTCTTTGCGTCGCGTAA
- the LOC142517739 gene encoding heavy metal-associated isoprenylated plant protein 32-like encodes MSKEEFLKIQTCVLKVNIHCDGCKQKVKKILQKIDGVYTTNIDSEQGKVTVSGNIDPATLIKKLTKNGKHAEIWGVSKANNNNQNQMNNQFKNLQIDGGSKGGQNKGQAPKGGANNQPKGGLQAQNPQFQQQLQQLQQMQQLKGLQDLKMAPQLMKDLKGANNNKDQNQKSVKFNLPEDEEFSDDDFDDDDYDDDDEDFDDEMDDIPVFNNKMKPPVLGNGHGGAQTGNIMMNNIMNGQHPQFMKVGGNNGGNGGENGKKGGGGGGNMPVQMNPGGGNQNQGGAHGGKKGGNGNNNGGNQNQGGGKGGKNGGAGQNKNGGVGGGGAGAMNVNNSMGNGPKKGGAMNDGPHGMPNMMPVSAGGHVGPLGTNMPIGQMGNLPMGQMNNLATVQGLPASAMAGGGGAGAGYFPAATPEHTTANPYYQQQLAAMMMNQQRANGNERFQPMMYARPPPAVNYMPPYPPYPYHYAPPPGERTDQYAMFSDENTSSCNVM; translated from the exons ATGAGTAAAGAAGAGTTCTTGAAGATCCAG ACTTGTGTTCTTAAAGTCAATATACACTGTGATGGATGTAAGCAAAAAGTGAAGAAAATCTTGCAGAAGATTGATG GGGTTTACACCACGAACATAGATTCAGAGCAAGGGAAGGTCACTGTTTCAGGTAATATTGACCCAGCCACACTCATCAAGAAGCTTACCAAGAATGGGAAACATGCTGAGATATGGGGTGTATCAAAGGCCAACAACAATAATCAAAACCAGATGAATAATCAGTTTAAGAATCTGCAAATCGATGGTGGAAGCAAAGGCGGACAGAACAAAGGCCAGGCTCCAAAGGGTGGTGCCAACAACCAGCCAAAAGGTGGTCTTCAGGCGCAAAATCCACAATTTCAGCAACAACTCCAGCAGCTTCAACAGATGCAACAGTTGAAAGGGTTGCAAGATCTGAAAATGGCCCCGCAGTTGATGAAAGATCTGAAAGGGGCCAACAATAACAAGGACCAGAACCAGAAATCTGTGAAGTTCAACTTGCCTGAGGATGAAGAATTTAGCGACGACGATTTTGACGACGACGATTATGACGACGACGACGAGGATTTTGATGATGAAATGGATGATATCCCTGTCTTTAATAATAAAATGAAGCCTCCTGTATTGGGTAACGGCCATGGCGGTGCTCAGACGGGTAACATCATGATGAATAATATAATGAACGGTCAGCATCCTCAGTTCATGAAAGTTGGTGGTAACAATGGAGGAAATGGAGGTGAAAATGGGAAGaaaggtggtggtggtggaggtaaCATGCCTGTTCAAATGAATCCAGGCGGTGGTAACCAAAATCAAGGTGGGGCTCATGGTGGTAAGAAAGGTGGTAATGGGAACAACAATGGTGGTAACCAAAATCAAGGTGGTGGAAAGGGTGGCAAGAATGGTGGAGCTGGTCAAAATAAAAATGGTGGCGTGGGCGGCGGTGGAGCTGGGGCTATGAATGTCAACAATTCTATGGGTAATGGGCCCAAGAAAGGGGGTGCTATGAATGATGGACCTCATGGCATGCCTAACATGATGCCTGTGAGTGCTGGAGGTCACGTGGGCCCATTGGGGACAAATATGCCAATTGGCCAAATGGGTAATCTTCCAATGGGCCAAATGAACAATCTGGCTACAGTCCAAGGACTTCCGGCCTCGGCCATGGCTGGTGGCGGAGGTGCTGGTGCTGGGTATTTTCCAGCTGCTACCCCGGAGCACACGACGGCAAATCCCTATTACCAGCAACAACTTGCAGCTATGATGATGAACCAGCAACGGGCCAACGGTAACGAGAGATTTCAGCCGATGATGTATGCCCGTCCTCCCCCTGCTGTTAACTACATGCCGCCGTATCCTCCTTACCCTTACCATTATGCTCCACCTCCCGGCGAGCGAACAGACCAGTATGCAATGTTTAGCGACGAAAACACGTCGAGTTGTAACGTGATGTGA